From a region of the Carettochelys insculpta isolate YL-2023 chromosome 29, ASM3395843v1, whole genome shotgun sequence genome:
- the BCDIN3D gene encoding RNA 5'-monophosphate methyltransferase yields the protein MAAPMRDGTEGMSGPPLAVPSGSEPGAAPYGNFPNYSRFHPPEGRVRLLPPALLGRLFPAGPSPLLGLDVGCNSGELSVALYRHLLGLQENKLSPDQPVFGKDLNLLCCDIDATLIERAEQCSPFPGSISYATLDLMDPDARELVLGSYLSRFSRSTFDIGFCMSVTMWIHLNHGDDGLVEFLSYLSSLCKYLLIEPQPWKCYRAAARRLRKLGRNDFDHFRSLAINGDMTESITRILAEDGAMELVCCFGSTSWDRSLLLFKSNRLTQKQL from the exons ATGGCGGCCCCCATGAGAGACGGAACTGAGGGGATGTCTGGCCCGCCCCTCGCGGTCCCGAGCGGCTCGGAGCCCGGCGCGGCCCCTTACGGGAACTTCCCCAATTACTCCCGCTTCCACCCGCCCGAGGGCCGCGTCCGCCTCCTGCCCCCGGCGCTGCTGGGGCGGCTCTTCCCGGCGGGACCCTCGCCGCTGCTGGGGCTGGACGTCGGCTGCAACTCGGGG GAGCTAAGTGTTGCTCTGTACAGACATCTCCTTGGCCTTCAGGAGAACAAACTCAGCCCTGATCAGCCGGTTTTTGGAAAGGACCTGAACCTTCTGTGCTGCGACATCGATGCAACGTTGATCGAGAGAGCTGAGCAATGCAGTCCCTTCCCTGGCTCCATCTCTTACGCCACCCTAGATCTCATGGATCCTGATGCCCGGGAGTTAGTCTTGGGCTCCTATCTGAGTAGGTTCAGCCGTTCTACTTTTGACATCGGCTTTTGTATGTCAGTGACTATGTGGATCCACCTGAACCACGGGGATGATGGCCTAGTGGAGTTCTTGTCCTACCTTTCGTCTCTGTGCAAGTACCTGCTTATTGAACCTCAGCCATGGAAATGTTACAGAGCAGCTGCCCGGCGCCTCCGGAAACTGGGTAGGAATGATTTTGACCACTTCCGCTCTCTTGCCATCAACGGTGACATGACAGAGAGTATAACTCGGATTTTGGCTGAGGATGGTGCCATGGAATTGGTGTGCTGCTTTGGTAGCACAAGTTGGGACAGGAGCCTCTTGCTTTTTAAATCAAACAGATTGACTCAAAAGCAACTCTGA